The Roseomonas haemaphysalidis genome segment ATGCACCGCGGGCTTTACCCGCCGCTCGGTCAGCTCCATCAGCCGGGTGCCGCGCCCGCCGGCGAGGACATACGCCATGGCATGACGGGCAAGAGGCGACGGGCTCGGCAAGGGTGACATGCGGGCGTTCCTGGCGGACGGTCTTCTGGGCCGCCAGGGCGCCGTTTTCCGGGCCTGCGCGGATGCGCATCTTAGGCCGAGCCGGGCTCCCGACGTAGAGGGGATGCCGAGCATAAATTTTTTTGCCGCCATGAAACTTTGGATGAACTCGACAATACTTGTGTGAAAGGCAACAATTTTTCAGAAATGGATTTTCGGCAGCTGGCTTGCGCCAGTTTCGCGGAATGGCGGCCCCGCCGGACCACTGAACATTTCTCCGCCGGCCTGGCGCGCCCGGCCGGAACCCCGGGCCACGAGAGACAGGCCGCCGGGGCCATGTTGAATTCCCCCGCCCATCCGTCACCGGCCGTGGCGCCCTTGACGCCGCCCGGTCATGCTTGCCCCAATACAGGCAAGAGTATCCGCCCCAGGGAGGCGCAGCATGACGGACGACACCCGGATTCCGGTCCGGCCGGAGATCGCCACGACCACGCAGGTGGACGCGGCACGGTTCCAGGCGATGAGCGAGGAGGCACGGCGCGACCCCGACGGCTTTTGGCGCCGTGAAGCGCAGCGCGTGGCCTGGATGACGCCCCCCACCCGCATCAAGAACACCTCCTTCGAGGGCGATGTCCAAATCAAGTGGTTCGAGGACGGGGTGCTGAACGCCTCCGCCTCCTGCCTGGACCGGCACCTCGCCGAGCGCGGCGACCAGGTGGCGATCATCTGGGAAGGCGACGACCCGGCCAGCGACGTGAAGGTGACCTATCGCGACCTGTACGGGCGCGTCTGCCGCATGGCCAATGCCATGAAGGCGCTGGGCGTGCGCAAGGGCGACCGCGTGACGCTGTACCTGCCAATGATCGTCGAGGCCGCCGTCGCCATGCTCGCCTGCGCGCGCATCGGCGCGGTGCATTCCATCGTCTTCGGCGGCTTCTCGCCGGACAGCCTCGCCTCGCGGCTGGTGGACTGCGACAGCACCCTGCTGATCACCGCCGATGAGGGCCGCCGCGGCGGCCGCCGCGTGCCGCTGAAGACCAATGCCGACGAGGCGCTGAAGGCGGCGCCCGGCGTGCGCGGCGTCATCGTGGTGCGCAACACCGGCGGCGCGGTGCCGATGCAGGCCGGGCGCGACCACTGGTACCATGAGGTCACCGAGGCAGCCGACAGCACCTGCGAGCCGGAGCCGATGAACGCCGAGGACCCGCTGTTCATCCTTTATACCAGCGGCTCCACCGGCAAGCCGAAGGGCGTGCTGCACACCACCGGCGGCTACCTGGTCTGGGCCGGCTTCACGCACCAGCACGTCTTCGACTACCGCCCCGGCGAGATCTACTGGTGCACCGCCGACGTGGGCTGGGTGACGGGCCACAGCTACATCGTCTACGGCCCGCTCGCCAACGGCGCGACCACGCTGATGTTCGAGGGCGTGCCCAACTACCCGGACAACAGCCGCTTCTGGCAGGTGATCGACAAGCACCAGGTCAACATCTTCTACACCGCCCCCACCGCCATCCGCGCGCTGATGCGCGACGGCGACGCGC includes the following:
- the acs gene encoding acetate--CoA ligase, with amino-acid sequence MTDDTRIPVRPEIATTTQVDAARFQAMSEEARRDPDGFWRREAQRVAWMTPPTRIKNTSFEGDVQIKWFEDGVLNASASCLDRHLAERGDQVAIIWEGDDPASDVKVTYRDLYGRVCRMANAMKALGVRKGDRVTLYLPMIVEAAVAMLACARIGAVHSIVFGGFSPDSLASRLVDCDSTLLITADEGRRGGRRVPLKTNADEALKAAPGVRGVIVVRNTGGAVPMQAGRDHWYHEVTEAADSTCEPEPMNAEDPLFILYTSGSTGKPKGVLHTTGGYLVWAGFTHQHVFDYRPGEIYWCTADVGWVTGHSYIVYGPLANGATTLMFEGVPNYPDNSRFWQVIDKHQVNIFYTAPTAIRALMRDGDAPVKKTSRKSLRVLGSVGEPINPEAWLWYHRVVGEERCPIVDTWWQTETGGILISPLPGATELKPGSATLPLPGVQPALVDGEGNILDGATEGNLVILDSWPGQMRTVYKDHERFIQTYFATFPGKYFSGDGARRDEDGYYWITGRVDDVLNVSGHRMGTAEIESALVAHPKVAEAAVVGMPHDIKGQGIYAYVTLNAGEEPTDALKKELVTWVRKEIGPIAAPDAIQWAPGLPKTRSGKIMRRILRKIAANETGGLGDTSTLADPTVVEELIENRVR